The following DNA comes from Serpentinimonas raichei.
GGTGCGGGTGCGCAGTTGGCTTTATTGGCCGCTGGCTTGGTTGAAGGCATTGGCTTGATATGCGCCGAAATGCAGTTTTTTAATGAGGTTCTTTTTTTCAGTTCGGCTTCATTCTTGTAGCGCAAGGGTTTGAGGTCGGCGCTCATGCCTTCACCCAGTGCCCGGCCGGCTGCAGCAGAAAATCCTCAAGCGCGATGCCATCGCCACCCACCAGCAGGCTGCGCTGCGGCTTGAATGCCTGCGCGAAGGCTGCCGTGCCTGCATGTGCCAGCGGAGCGCGGCCGCTTTTGACTTCGATGGCAATCACGCGGGGCCCGGTCTGCACCACGAAATCGACCTCTAGGTTGCCATCACGCCAGTAATGCAGCGCGCATTCGCCACGCATGGCCGCGTTGGCCAAGTGGGCCCCGGCGGCCGATTCCACCAGCCGCCCCCAGAACTCGCGGTCGCTGCGGGCCTCGTCCAGCGTCAGGCCGCTCATGACCGTCATCAGCGCCGTGTTGAGCACCTGCAGCTTGGGGCTGGAGGCGCGGCTGCGTGCCACATCGCCCGCAAATTTGGGCAAGCCGCAGACCATTCCAGCGCCCGCCAGCAGCGTCAGGTAATGCGCCAGCGTGGTGGTGTTGCCGGCGTCCTGCAGTTGGCCCAGCATTTTGGTGTACGAGAGCACCTGCCCCGAATAGCGGCAGACCAGCTCGAACAGGCGCCGCAGCAAGGCGGGCTTGTCTACCCGGTTGAGCAGCAACACATCGCGCGAGATCGAGGTTTCAATCAGACTGTCGGCCACATAGCGCGCCCAGCGTGCGGGATCGCCAATCAGCGGGGCCGCACCTGGGTAGCCGCCATAAAACACAAATTCATCCAGCGACCAGCCAAAGGCGGTTCGCATTTCCGCCAGCGACCAGTGCGACACCGCAATGGTTTCAAAGCGACCGGCCAGGCTTTCGGTCAGCCCTTGGGCAATCAGGAGCGGTGCCGAACCGAGCAGCACCGCCTTGAGCGGGCGCTTGCAGCGGGTGTCCTCGTCCCACAGGCGCTTGACCGTTTCGGACCAAGCCGGAATCTTCTGAATCTCGTCGAGCACCAGCACCGCCCCCTCGGGGCTGGCGATCAAAAGCCGGGCCGCCTCCCATTGCTGGGCAATCCAGTCTGGGCCGCGCAGCATGGGCTCGTCGGCGCTGGCATAGCGCAGCGGCAGCGGCAGGGTTTCGGTTGCCTGCTGCACCAGGGTGGACTTGCCCACCTGGCGCGGACCGGCCACAACTTGGATGAAGCGGCGCGGCTCGACCAAGCGGGCCGCCAACACGGCGGCCTGCGGGCGTTGAAAGGGTGCGGGGGTTTTACTTGGCATGATGAGTAATTTTACTCAGTTGACTGAGTAAATACCCCTGTAAATGTACCGTCCTAGACGAGCACAAGGTGTCCGGTGCAAGAAATGAGGGTGCGTGTGGCTCTGCCGGCCGCTGGCTTGGTTTAAGGCGCTGGGTTGATGGATGCACGGCTGCAGGCCGCGGTGGTACAGGCCGGGCTCTGGCCGAATAGAATCGAGCCCAAGTTGGGTTTCAAATTGCCGTCTGCGGCGTAAGCGCCCTAGGGGGCCGTTTCAGAAAGGATGACCATGCGACCATCCCTTGTGCTGGACATGAATCGAAGTGCGGTGCGCGAAGCAGTGAGCTGTTTTCGTGCGGCGAACCCGCGTGTTTTTGGCTCCGTGCTGCATGGCACCGACCACGATGGCAGCGACCTTGACCTGCTGGTCGATGCGCTGCCCGGCGCGACGCTGTTGGACTTGGGCGATTTGGAATACGAGTTGCATACGCTGCTCGGTGTTCGCGTAGATTTGCGCACGCCTGGCGACCTGCCGCCAAAGTGGCGTGCCCAGGTGCTCGCGCAGGCGCAGCCGGTATGAACGAGAACCGGCTGCCCGATTACCTCGACCACATACAGCAGGCCGCTGCCGATGCTTGCTGCTTCGTGGAGGGCATATGGCCAAAGAGGATTTCCTTGAGGACAAGCGAACCCAACAGGCCGTTATCATGAGCCTCATTGTCATCGGCGAGGCCGCCACGAAGGTGATGGATGGCTATGCCGAGTTCACTCGGGCGCACGCCGCTGTGCCGTGGCGCAGCATGCGCAACATGCGAAACCGCATGGCCCACGGCTATTTCGAGATCAACCTCGATGTGGTGTGGGACACCACGCAAGAGTGGCTACCGGTCTTGCTCAAGCAGCTTGCCGTGCTGCGCCCAGACGCTGACGATGAAGACCCTCACTCAGGAAGAATGGATCCGTAGCAGCGTTTGCCTAGTCCCATGTTGACAAGAACCTAGTCCCACTTGGCCTCGCTGCTGCGCTGCCCAGCCGCAAAAGCCGCCAGCAGCCACAGCATCGAGAGGCCGAGGTTGGCGTCGCGCAAGGGGGCGTTGACCAAGGCGGTGATGAACACGGTCCAGACCAGCAGGTGCGCCACGCCAGCCAGCGCGTCGCCGCGGCTGTGGCGCGCGCTGTGCCAGCCCAAGGCCAGCAACAGGGCCAGCAGCAGCAGCAGGGCGGGCACGCCTTTTTCCATGCCGGTGAGCAGCCAGTCGTTGTGGGGGTTGTTGATTTCGGCCATGGCCGGGTTTTCGTCGGCCATTTCGGCGCGCCACAGCGGCAGCCAGCTGCCCAGCCCGGTGCCCAGCAGCGGTTGCTCGCTCATGCCTTGCCAAGCGCGCTGGTACATGCGCCAGCGCACCGAGGCGCTGCCGCCGAGCTCGCCGGTGGCGGCAAAGTGCTGCATCTCCTGCGCTGCGGCTTCAAAGCGCGGTTGCAGGGTGGGCGAGAGCTGCCACACAGCGGCGGCACCCGCCAGCAGCAAGAGCAGGCCGACCGCGCGCACCCGCCAGCCACGATAGCGCAGCGCAAGCACCACACAGGGTAAAAACAGCAGCACCAGGTGCGCGTTGCGCGATATGCTCAGCGCCGCCACCACGGTGGCAAACAGCGCAGCGGCCAACAACCAAGGCAGACGGCGGCGCCAATCCAGCCCGGCTTGCAAGCCCAGCCAAAGCGCGGCAGCAGCGGCCACGGCCAGCATGATGAATTTTTGGCTGCTGCTGTTGCCGGTCACGGTGAGCATGGCGCGCCAAATGGCCCAGTCGGGCAGCGCCCAGACTTGGTTGAGCAGCATGACCGCAGCCGCAAACACGGCCCCGGCCATGAGGCCATAGAGCGCCAACCAGCGCTCGCGTGGCAGCAGCGCCAGCCCGATGCAGAGCAGCAGCGCGACCCGAACGAGGTGAAACAGCCGGGTGGCGCTGTCCTCGTGCCAGCCTTGGGTGGCCAGCACCAGCATTGCCCACAGCAAGGGCAGCCCGACCAACCACAGCCAAGGGCGCAGTTGCTGCCAGCGCGGTTGCCAATGGGTTTTGTTGAGCAGCAGCGCCAGCAGCAAACCCAACAAGCCCAAATAGGCCAAGCCGATCGGCATGAAGGTGAGGAAGCCAAGCGCAGCGGCCAAGTAGGCCACCGAGCGCGCAGGGCTTGCCAGTGCTGAGGGGCTGGGGCTCGCTAAAGGGACTGAGCTTAGGGCTTGCATGGGGTTCGGGGTGGTGGGGTGGCCGATGAGCCGCCATGGGTCGAAACAAGGCCGGTGCGCTCCACGCTGGCAGCCTGCCAGCGCCACAGCCCAATCAGGCGGCCCAGCGCACGGGCCAGCAGGCGCGGCACCGGCAGCAGCAGCCGGGCCAATGAATTGAGTACGGCCAATGCAAGCCAGCGGCGGCGCTGGCTCTGGGCCCGCGCCAAGCCATGGTATTTGGCGCAATAGCGCAGCTTGGATTGGGCGTGGTGAAAACCGCGCCCGTATTCGGTGCGCCAGGGGCTGGGCGAGCGCGTAGAGCCGCGCGAGCGGTGCGGCACGCGCACCTCGGGCAGCAACACAATGGGCCGCTGGGCCGCCAGCAGGCGGGCGCACAGGTCGTCGTCCTCGTAGTAGAGGAAAAAGCCGGTGTCGAAATGCCCCACCTCGCGCAGGGCCTCCAAGCGCAGCAGCAGCACCGCACCACACGCCGCGCCCACGCAGCACGGCCCGTCGGCCCCGGGGCCGCGGGCGGCCCAGAGGTGGCGCGGCCAGCCGTAGTTGAGGGTCGGGCCGCCGCGGTTGTCGAGCAGTTGCGGGGCCAGTACAGCGGCATCGGGGTAGCAATCGGCGGCATCGAGCAGCGCAACGATGGCCGCTTCGGTGATTTCACAATCGGGGTTGAGCAACAGCGCCAAAGGCGTTTGCACCTGCGCCAGCGCCAAGTTGTTGGCGGCACCAAAGCCGAGGTTGTGTGGGCTGGCGATCAACTGCGCCTGTGGCAGCAGACGCTGGAACTGGGCCAGCGTGTCGTCGGCGCTGGCGTTGTCCACCACCACGATGTGCGGGCAGCGGCTCAACTGGGCCGCCAGCGCGGCCACACAATGCGCGCTGTGGTGGCTGACGATGACGACCGTCACCCGCTCCAGCGAAGTGGGGGCGCTGGCAGGCTGCTGCATCAGGCCACAGGCTTGTTGGGTGCAGCGGGCTTGAGGGCGCGCCACTCCCAGACCAGATGCGCCGCCTGGCCGGTGGCGCGATCGAGCCAGCGGCTCAGGGTGCCGCCCATGGGCAGGCTGGCGGGCTCATATTCGCGCTTGAAGCGGCAGCGGGTCTGGCGCAGCACCTCGAAGTCGCCCGTGTAGCCGTACATGCGCGCACCCAGTTCGGGGCGCGTGAAGTAGCGGCAGCTCTTGGGGGTGATCGGGTTCACGTGGGTGGGGTCGCGCCACATTTTTTCGTGTGAAAAAACCGGCGTGACAGCATAAAACAGGCCATTGGGCTTGAGTACGCGCCAGATTTCATTCATCAGCTCGACAAAGGGCAGGCGGCTGCTGGCGCTGGCGTGGTCGAGCGCCACGCGCGGGATGTGCTCTAGGAAGTCGTAGGCCGAGACACTGTCGAAGTGCGAGTCGGGGAAAGGGATGGCCTGCAAAGCCAAGTTGGCCGCCACGATCACCTCGACCCCCGGCGTTTGCAAGCCGTGGCGGATGTCGATGCCAAACAGCCGCTGCTGGCGGTAGGGGTTGCGCGGTTTCGTGCCACAACCAAGATCGAGGTGGCAGCGGCCCATGCCGCCTGCGGTGCCATCGGTGCCCATGCCGGGGCGGCCCTTAAACCGCTGTCAGCCAATGCGCATATTTGGGGTTGCGCCCGCCGACGATGTCGAAAAAGGCGCTCTGGATGCGCTCGGTGAGGGGGCCGCGGCTGCCGCAGCCGATTTCGAGCCGGTCCAGCTCGCGGATGGGGGTGACTTCGGCGGCGGTGCCGGTGAAGAAGGCTTCGTCGGCGATGTAAACCTCGTCGCGCGTGATGCGCTTTTGCACCACCTCGAGACCGAGGTCGCGCGCGATGTGGAACACGGTGTTGCGCGTGATGCCGTTGAGCGCGCCGGCGGAAAGGTCGGGGGTGTAAATCACGCCGCCTTTGATGATGAACAGGTTTTCACCCGCGCCTTCGCTCACGAAGCCGCTGGCGTCGAGCAGCAGCGCTTCGTCGTAGCCGTCGTCGGTGGCTTCCATATTGGCCAAAATGGAGTTGGTGTAGTTGCTCACCGCCTTGGCTTGCGTCATGGTGATGTTGACGTGGTGCCGGGTGTAGCTGCTGGTCTTGACGCGGATG
Coding sequences within:
- a CDS encoding nucleotidyltransferase family protein, coding for MRPSLVLDMNRSAVREAVSCFRAANPRVFGSVLHGTDHDGSDLDLLVDALPGATLLDLGDLEYELHTLLGVRVDLRTPGDLPPKWRAQVLAQAQPV
- a CDS encoding class I SAM-dependent methyltransferase, which produces MGTDGTAGGMGRCHLDLGCGTKPRNPYRQQRLFGIDIRHGLQTPGVEVIVAANLALQAIPFPDSHFDSVSAYDFLEHIPRVALDHASASSRLPFVELMNEIWRVLKPNGLFYAVTPVFSHEKMWRDPTHVNPITPKSCRYFTRPELGARMYGYTGDFEVLRQTRCRFKREYEPASLPMGGTLSRWLDRATGQAAHLVWEWRALKPAAPNKPVA
- a CDS encoding glycosyltransferase family 2 protein translates to MQQPASAPTSLERVTVVIVSHHSAHCVAALAAQLSRCPHIVVVDNASADDTLAQFQRLLPQAQLIASPHNLGFGAANNLALAQVQTPLALLLNPDCEITEAAIVALLDAADCYPDAAVLAPQLLDNRGGPTLNYGWPRHLWAARGPGADGPCCVGAACGAVLLLRLEALREVGHFDTGFFLYYEDDDLCARLLAAQRPIVLLPEVRVPHRSRGSTRSPSPWRTEYGRGFHHAQSKLRYCAKYHGLARAQSQRRRWLALAVLNSLARLLLPVPRLLARALGRLIGLWRWQAASVERTGLVSTHGGSSATPPPRTPCKP
- a CDS encoding ATP-binding protein codes for the protein MPSKTPAPFQRPQAAVLAARLVEPRRFIQVVAGPRQVGKSTLVQQATETLPLPLRYASADEPMLRGPDWIAQQWEAARLLIASPEGAVLVLDEIQKIPAWSETVKRLWDEDTRCKRPLKAVLLGSAPLLIAQGLTESLAGRFETIAVSHWSLAEMRTAFGWSLDEFVFYGGYPGAAPLIGDPARWARYVADSLIETSISRDVLLLNRVDKPALLRRLFELVCRYSGQVLSYTKMLGQLQDAGNTTTLAHYLTLLAGAGMVCGLPKFAGDVARSRASSPKLQVLNTALMTVMSGLTLDEARSDREFWGRLVESAAGAHLANAAMRGECALHYWRDGNLEVDFVVQTGPRVIAIEVKSGRAPLAHAGTAAFAQAFKPQRSLLVGGDGIALEDFLLQPAGHWVKA
- a CDS encoding branched-chain amino acid transaminase codes for the protein MTAALPLSDRDGKIWMDGQLIDWRDARVHVLTHTLHYGCGAFEGVRAYATANGTAIFRLQEHTERLFNSAKILRMKIPYTPEQVNAAQCEVIRANGLKSGYLRPLTWIGSEKLGVSPKGNTVHLMVAAWAWGAYLGEEGLKRGIRVKTSSYTRHHVNITMTQAKAVSNYTNSILANMEATDDGYDEALLLDASGFVSEGAGENLFIIKGGVIYTPDLSAGALNGITRNTVFHIARDLGLEVVQKRITRDEVYIADEAFFTGTAAEVTPIRELDRLEIGCGSRGPLTERIQSAFFDIVGGRNPKYAHWLTAV
- a CDS encoding O-antigen ligase family protein, which codes for MAAALGFLTFMPIGLAYLGLLGLLLALLLNKTHWQPRWQQLRPWLWLVGLPLLWAMLVLATQGWHEDSATRLFHLVRVALLLCIGLALLPRERWLALYGLMAGAVFAAAVMLLNQVWALPDWAIWRAMLTVTGNSSSQKFIMLAVAAAAALWLGLQAGLDWRRRLPWLLAAALFATVVAALSISRNAHLVLLFLPCVVLALRYRGWRVRAVGLLLLLAGAAAVWQLSPTLQPRFEAAAQEMQHFAATGELGGSASVRWRMYQRAWQGMSEQPLLGTGLGSWLPLWRAEMADENPAMAEINNPHNDWLLTGMEKGVPALLLLLALLLALGWHSARHSRGDALAGVAHLLVWTVFITALVNAPLRDANLGLSMLWLLAAFAAGQRSSEAKWD